In Psychrobacter ciconiae, the following are encoded in one genomic region:
- a CDS encoding YceD family protein, which translates to MVSNSTDLNNQNLNQDHMTNSNAVSKNDLPQLLSLDKWADSEFEWSGNILASNFERLKVMMDDSRPSAPLILQAHFYRRSNVLHLAFSIRGEIWLTCQRCLSPVEIDLTDDYDLALLDDDSQIQLLDDEQDYLLLDEIVQQSSGENLLPFKMLIEDEMLLKLPLAPKHEDCEMAVEQVGDIPEVEQENPFAALAALKGKL; encoded by the coding sequence ATGGTAAGCAATTCAACTGATTTGAACAACCAGAATTTAAACCAAGACCATATGACGAATAGCAATGCCGTATCAAAAAACGATCTGCCTCAGCTATTGTCGCTCGATAAGTGGGCTGATTCAGAGTTTGAATGGTCGGGCAATATTTTAGCCAGTAATTTTGAGCGTCTTAAGGTGATGATGGATGACAGCCGCCCCTCTGCGCCGTTAATCCTGCAAGCGCATTTTTATCGGCGTAGTAATGTACTTCATTTAGCGTTCAGCATTCGCGGTGAGATTTGGCTGACCTGCCAGCGCTGTTTAAGTCCGGTTGAGATTGATTTAACAGATGACTATGATTTGGCGCTTTTAGATGATGATAGCCAAATTCAGTTGCTTGATGATGAGCAGGACTATCTGTTGCTTGATGAAATCGTTCAGCAAAGCTCAGGCGAAAATTTACTGCCGTTTAAAATGTTAATTGAAGATGAAATGCTGTTAAAATTGCCACTTGCGCCAAAGCATGAAGATTGCGAAATGGCGGTCGAGCAGGTAGGGGACATTCCAGAAGTTGAGCAAGAAAATCCGTTTGCAGCGCTTGCCGCGTTAAAAGGCAAGCTTTAA
- the rpmF gene encoding 50S ribosomal protein L32: MAVQQNRKSRSRRDMRRSHHHMSVAELSIDATTGEKHRRHHMTKDGFYRGRQLFKVSQDA, from the coding sequence ATGGCTGTTCAACAAAACCGTAAAAGCCGTTCGCGTCGTGACATGCGCCGCTCACACCACCACATGAGCGTGGCTGAGCTTAGCATTGATGCCACTACGGGTGAAAAACATCGCCGTCACCACATGACCAAAGACGGTTTTTACCGTGGTCGTCAGTTATTTAAAGTCAGCCAAGACGCTTAA
- the lysM gene encoding peptidoglycan-binding protein LysM: MGVFSFAKSVGDKIFHRDDAKHQADTESHAEASKPAQPSEPSAQSVANILLQRIQQQKLNISNLKVKYTGSTDTAEISGTAKTQADREKAIIAVGNVQHVAKVIDNITVEQQAPESTMYTVQSGDTLSKIAKNVYGSADDYMKIFEANKPMLSDPNKIYPGQVLRIPKS, encoded by the coding sequence ATGGGCGTTTTTAGTTTTGCGAAGAGTGTTGGTGATAAGATTTTCCATCGTGACGATGCCAAGCATCAAGCGGATACAGAGTCGCATGCTGAAGCCAGCAAGCCGGCTCAACCAAGCGAGCCTTCAGCGCAGTCAGTTGCCAATATTCTATTGCAGCGTATTCAGCAACAAAAGCTAAATATCAGTAATCTTAAGGTGAAATATACGGGCTCTACAGATACCGCTGAAATTAGTGGAACGGCAAAAACCCAAGCAGACAGAGAAAAGGCAATCATTGCTGTTGGAAACGTTCAGCATGTTGCCAAAGTTATTGACAATATCACCGTAGAGCAGCAAGCCCCAGAGTCAACCATGTATACGGTGCAGTCTGGCGATACCTTATCAAAAATCGCTAAAAACGTTTATGGCTCAGCGGATGATTACATGAAAATATTTGAAGCCAATAAGCCGATGCTTTCTGACCCAAACAAAATTTATCCAGGTCAAGTGCTTCGCATCCCTAAATCATAA
- the fabD gene encoding ACP S-malonyltransferase, protein MASATETATTLTSRVAVIFPGQGSQAVAMLSELSEDYPQIKATFDEASQALGEDLWEICQDDARLNQTKYTQPALLAASIAMWRILEGKLEKAPRYLAGHSLGEYSALCAAGVISFADAIRLVHKRGQLMQEAVAGVDTAMAAVLGLEDSRVETLCEQATEHVDGAIVNAANFNSPGQVVVSGNEAGVNAVIDKVQNTGKKAIPLKVSVPSHCALMQPATNALAELLATVKFEPAAIPVIQNRHARVEGNIQAIKQALTEQLSEPVLWSKTMQELADKQIDVLIECGSGNVLSNLAKRQAEPIVSYPVDKPARLDKLLEVLS, encoded by the coding sequence ATGGCGTCTGCAACTGAGACCGCGACCACTTTGACGTCCCGTGTTGCTGTGATTTTTCCAGGGCAAGGCTCGCAAGCGGTTGCCATGTTGAGTGAACTTTCAGAAGATTATCCACAAATCAAAGCTACCTTTGATGAGGCAAGTCAAGCACTTGGCGAGGATTTGTGGGAGATCTGCCAAGACGATGCGCGCTTAAACCAAACCAAATATACGCAACCGGCGCTACTTGCAGCAAGTATTGCAATGTGGCGTATTTTGGAAGGTAAGCTTGAAAAAGCGCCTCGATATTTGGCAGGTCATTCGCTTGGTGAATATAGCGCGCTTTGTGCGGCAGGGGTCATCAGCTTTGCAGATGCTATCCGCTTGGTTCATAAGCGTGGTCAACTGATGCAAGAAGCGGTTGCTGGCGTCGATACGGCGATGGCGGCAGTCTTAGGTCTTGAAGACAGCCGCGTTGAGACACTTTGCGAGCAGGCTACAGAGCATGTTGATGGTGCTATCGTCAATGCGGCAAACTTCAATAGTCCAGGGCAGGTCGTTGTTTCGGGGAATGAGGCGGGCGTTAATGCCGTTATTGATAAAGTCCAAAATACAGGCAAAAAAGCCATTCCATTAAAGGTGAGCGTCCCTTCGCACTGTGCGCTCATGCAGCCGGCGACAAATGCTCTTGCAGAGCTGCTTGCGACAGTTAAATTTGAGCCGGCAGCCATTCCTGTTATTCAAAACCGTCATGCCCGTGTTGAAGGTAACATCCAAGCGATTAAGCAGGCATTGACGGAGCAATTGAGTGAGCCGGTGCTTTGGTCAAAAACGATGCAAGAGCTTGCCGATAAACAAATCGATGTATTAATTGAATGTGGTAGCGGCAATGTGTTAAGCAACTTAGCTAAGCGTCAAGCTGAACCTATTGTGAGCTACCCTGTAGACAAACCTGCTCGACTTGATAAATTATTGGAGGTGTTATCATGA
- a CDS encoding elongation factor P hydroxylase — protein sequence MIESVTNFTDLFSPAIALDLLAKLELQDYQQYDKSLIKLCFNDIQPLNRLDEKGATDDLIALFNCLFLSQNVILVRGDDEPEYFAATKLQPARIVFAHGFFASALHELSHWCIAGQKRRKLNDFGYWYAPDGRSEAQQAAFEQVEIKPQALECLFTLSCLRHFQVSQDNLFADFDTSSSTFAADVYKQVQSYLIAPELIPKDAQTLLRAFLTIHYAT from the coding sequence ATGATTGAATCTGTTACCAACTTTACTGACTTATTCAGCCCTGCTATTGCACTTGATCTATTAGCAAAGCTGGAGCTGCAAGATTATCAGCAATATGATAAATCGCTAATTAAATTATGCTTTAACGACATCCAGCCGCTTAATCGCTTAGATGAGAAAGGCGCGACCGATGATTTGATCGCTTTATTTAACTGCTTATTTTTATCGCAAAACGTTATTTTAGTTCGTGGTGATGATGAGCCTGAATATTTTGCCGCAACCAAATTGCAACCTGCGCGAATCGTTTTTGCCCATGGCTTCTTTGCAAGTGCCCTTCATGAGCTGAGCCACTGGTGTATTGCCGGTCAAAAAAGGCGAAAGCTGAACGATTTTGGCTATTGGTACGCCCCTGATGGCAGATCGGAAGCTCAGCAAGCAGCCTTTGAACAAGTAGAAATCAAACCGCAAGCGCTTGAATGCTTATTTACCTTAAGCTGCCTCAGACACTTTCAAGTATCTCAAGACAATTTATTTGCTGATTTTGATACCAGCAGTAGCACATTTGCCGCTGACGTTTATAAGCAAGTTCAAAGCTACCTGATTGCGCCAGAGCTAATCCCAAAAGATGCCCAAACTTTACTTCGCGCTTTTCTAACGATTCACTACGCGACTTAA
- a CDS encoding acetolactate synthase 3 large subunit: MMSGAEMLVQALTDEGVEYIFGYPGGAVLHIYDALFQQDSIEHILVRHEQAAGHMADAYSRVTGKAGVVLVTSGPGATNTVTAIATAFMDSVPMVVISGQVPSSLIGEDAFQETDMIGVSRPIVKHSFQVRHASEIPEIVKKAFYIAESGRPGPVVIDIPKDMTTPSEKYEYKFPKEVFVRSYQPSVKGHSGQIKKAVETLLSAKRPILYSGGGVIWSNANNELTELAHRLNLPVTNTLMGLGAFPGSDRQFLGMLGMHGTYEANMTMHHADVILAVGARFDDRVTNNVKKFCPNATIIHIDIDPACISKAIMAHVPIVGDVKSVLTDMLEMIGDDKTLDQHALLDWWSQINEWRKRHGLRYDTSTEQGIKPQSVVEALDRVTNSNAIITSDVGQHQMFAALYYTYNEPRQWLNSGGLGTMGVGLPYAMAAKLAYPERDVVCITGEGSIQMNIQELSTCLQYNLPVKILNLNNAQLGMVKQWQDMLYEGRHAQSYMNSLPDFVKLAESYGHVGIKITDPDTMEEQLAEAMAMKDKLVFIDVYVDRNEHVYPMQIAGQAMRDMWLSKGERT, encoded by the coding sequence ATGATGTCTGGTGCTGAAATGCTTGTGCAAGCGCTGACTGACGAGGGTGTCGAATATATCTTTGGCTATCCTGGTGGCGCTGTGTTACATATCTACGACGCTTTATTCCAGCAAGATAGTATTGAGCATATTTTAGTTCGCCACGAGCAAGCAGCAGGTCACATGGCAGACGCTTATTCGCGCGTGACTGGAAAGGCAGGCGTGGTTCTTGTCACGTCAGGACCTGGAGCGACCAATACAGTAACCGCCATCGCAACGGCGTTTATGGACTCGGTACCGATGGTGGTAATTTCAGGACAAGTCCCAAGTAGCCTTATTGGCGAAGATGCTTTTCAAGAAACAGATATGATCGGGGTGTCACGACCTATTGTGAAGCATAGCTTTCAAGTCCGTCACGCCAGCGAAATCCCAGAAATTGTTAAAAAAGCCTTTTATATTGCAGAATCAGGGCGACCCGGTCCTGTCGTTATCGACATTCCAAAAGATATGACGACGCCAAGCGAAAAATATGAGTATAAATTCCCAAAAGAGGTGTTTGTTCGCTCGTATCAGCCTTCAGTTAAAGGTCATTCAGGGCAGATTAAAAAGGCGGTTGAAACCCTTCTTTCAGCAAAGCGCCCGATCCTTTATTCAGGCGGTGGGGTTATTTGGAGCAACGCTAATAACGAGCTGACCGAACTTGCACATCGTTTGAACTTGCCAGTGACCAACACATTGATGGGGCTTGGCGCATTTCCGGGCTCTGACCGCCAATTCTTAGGAATGCTTGGCATGCATGGCACTTATGAAGCCAACATGACGATGCATCATGCTGATGTGATTTTGGCGGTAGGCGCGCGCTTTGATGACCGCGTTACTAATAATGTCAAAAAATTCTGCCCAAATGCCACCATCATTCATATTGATATTGATCCAGCTTGTATTTCAAAAGCCATTATGGCGCACGTACCGATTGTGGGCGATGTAAAATCGGTCTTAACAGACATGCTTGAGATGATCGGTGACGACAAAACGCTTGATCAGCATGCGCTTCTTGACTGGTGGTCGCAAATCAATGAATGGCGTAAGCGTCATGGATTGCGTTATGACACCAGCACTGAGCAAGGCATTAAGCCACAAAGCGTCGTTGAAGCGCTTGACCGCGTAACCAATAGCAATGCAATTATTACCAGTGACGTTGGTCAACACCAAATGTTTGCCGCGCTTTATTATACCTATAATGAGCCGCGTCAATGGCTTAATTCAGGTGGTCTTGGCACCATGGGCGTTGGTTTGCCTTATGCCATGGCAGCCAAACTTGCTTATCCTGAGCGCGACGTGGTTTGTATCACCGGAGAAGGCTCGATTCAGATGAACATCCAAGAGCTGTCAACCTGTCTTCAGTATAATTTGCCCGTGAAAATCTTGAACTTAAATAATGCGCAGCTTGGCATGGTCAAACAGTGGCAGGACATGCTTTATGAAGGTCGCCATGCGCAATCTTATATGAATTCATTGCCAGATTTTGTGAAGCTGGCGGAAAGCTATGGTCATGTTGGTATTAAAATTACCGACCCTGACACCATGGAAGAACAGCTTGCCGAAGCGATGGCAATGAAAGACAAACTGGTCTTTATTGATGTTTACGTGGATCGAAATGAGCATGTGTATCCGATGCAGATTGCCGGTCAAGCCATGCGCGATATGTGGTTATCAAAAGGGGAGCGAACCTAA
- the queG gene encoding tRNA epoxyqueuosine(34) reductase QueG produces MMNQHFSENTFKSANDVKQWITEEALKLGFADCGFISVQHPLFAKQMQHLKAWLEKGYEGQLQFLHNNHELREHPERLVEGAKTIISVRMDYLADPIKPRSIEDNLRPNHAIIARYARGRDYHKTMRGRLKQLAGRIEAQLPKWRHLDISANCDFVFRPFSDSAPIFERAIADAAGLGWTGKHTLLLNKSAGSFFVLGELFISLELPDDNPITPHCGSCQACIDVCPTQAIVAPYEVNARACISYLTIEHQGSIDIKYRRAIGNRIFGCDDCQLICPWNRYAAITPVEDFLPRNGLDSSSLLELWHWSKDTFLKNTQGSPLRRTGFDNFLRNIAIALGNAPASQEIIDALLSQKNTHGAMLDEHIDWAITEQQQKARQILTTIL; encoded by the coding sequence ATGATGAACCAACACTTTTCTGAAAACACCTTTAAATCTGCAAATGATGTCAAACAATGGATCACTGAAGAAGCCTTAAAGCTTGGCTTTGCTGATTGTGGCTTTATTTCGGTTCAGCATCCGTTATTTGCAAAGCAAATGCAGCACCTTAAAGCTTGGCTAGAAAAAGGCTATGAAGGTCAGCTGCAATTTTTGCACAACAATCATGAGCTTCGCGAACATCCAGAAAGGTTGGTTGAAGGGGCAAAAACCATTATTAGTGTTCGGATGGATTATCTTGCTGACCCCATCAAACCGCGATCGATCGAGGATAATCTACGACCAAATCACGCCATCATCGCCCGCTATGCCCGTGGTCGCGATTACCACAAAACCATGCGCGGCCGCTTAAAGCAGCTTGCTGGTCGGATTGAAGCTCAACTTCCTAAATGGCGTCATCTCGATATCAGCGCCAACTGCGACTTTGTATTTCGACCATTTAGTGATTCAGCGCCAATCTTTGAGCGTGCCATTGCCGATGCAGCAGGACTTGGCTGGACAGGAAAGCACACTCTGTTATTAAATAAATCCGCAGGATCTTTTTTTGTATTGGGCGAGCTGTTTATCAGTCTTGAGCTGCCTGATGACAATCCTATCACACCGCACTGCGGCAGCTGTCAAGCTTGCATTGATGTTTGCCCGACCCAAGCGATTGTTGCGCCATACGAAGTCAACGCTCGCGCTTGTATTTCTTACTTAACCATTGAGCATCAAGGTAGTATTGATATTAAATACCGCCGCGCTATTGGTAATCGCATTTTTGGCTGCGATGATTGCCAATTGATTTGCCCATGGAATCGCTATGCTGCCATCACGCCGGTCGAGGATTTTTTACCAAGAAATGGGCTTGACAGCAGCAGTCTGCTTGAGCTTTGGCACTGGTCAAAAGACACATTTTTAAAAAATACCCAAGGCAGTCCGCTACGCCGAACCGGATTTGATAACTTTTTGCGCAATATTGCCATTGCTTTAGGAAATGCACCGGCAAGTCAGGAAATTATCGACGCCCTTTTAAGTCAAAAAAATACCCATGGCGCTATGCTTGATGAACATATTGACTGGGCAATAACTGAGCAGCAGCAAAAAGCTCGGCAAATTCTAACGACTATCTTATAG
- the fabG gene encoding 3-oxoacyl-ACP reductase FabG, with protein MSRTITLVTGASRGIGKAVAKRFAKEGHFVIGTATTEKGAALIDDYLHDSGGIGRVLDVRDTAQIEKLFEEIESVYGAVQVLVNNAGITQDGLLMRMKDEDWDNVIDTNLTSVYRMSKRAVRGMMKARRGRIINISSVVAQMGNAGQSNYAATKAGVEGFSRTLAREIGSRQITVNSVAPGLIETDMTDELDERLLNSMLDAVPIARLGQPEDIAAAVSFLASDEASYITGAVIPVNGGMYM; from the coding sequence ATGAGCCGCACAATTACCCTAGTTACCGGCGCAAGCCGTGGTATCGGAAAAGCCGTTGCTAAGCGTTTTGCAAAAGAAGGTCATTTTGTTATCGGTACTGCCACCACTGAAAAAGGCGCGGCGCTGATTGATGATTACCTTCATGATAGCGGCGGTATCGGTCGCGTTCTTGATGTTCGTGACACCGCTCAAATCGAAAAGCTGTTTGAAGAGATCGAAAGCGTTTATGGCGCGGTGCAAGTGCTGGTAAACAATGCCGGCATTACCCAAGATGGCTTACTCATGCGAATGAAGGATGAGGATTGGGACAATGTTATTGATACCAATTTAACCTCAGTGTATCGAATGAGCAAACGCGCAGTTCGAGGGATGATGAAAGCTCGCCGCGGTCGCATCATTAACATCAGCTCTGTCGTGGCGCAGATGGGAAATGCAGGGCAATCTAACTACGCGGCAACCAAAGCCGGTGTTGAAGGCTTTAGCCGAACGCTTGCTCGCGAGATTGGCTCACGGCAAATCACGGTAAACAGCGTCGCACCTGGTCTTATTGAAACTGATATGACCGATGAGCTTGATGAGCGCCTGCTTAATTCTATGCTGGATGCTGTGCCTATCGCGCGTTTAGGTCAGCCAGAAGACATCGCAGCCGCCGTTTCTTTTTTAGCCAGTGATGAGGCAAGCTATATTACCGGCGCGGTCATTCCTGTCAATGGCGGCATGTATATGTAG
- a CDS encoding DUF4124 domain-containing protein produces MFKSIAPTKTCLVSAFAALCLFSGVTQSHAIQVYKTIGSFGEVKYSQYPPPNAKNIEVLEFRSDGRQADAGQYPGKTDPNQQPAAPSAEDQRVAQLEARIQEQEANANAQRCQSLRNNLTNLNVGGRIYEMDASGNRKYLDSREIELKRERVQQAINQYCAS; encoded by the coding sequence ATGTTTAAATCTATTGCGCCAACTAAAACTTGTTTGGTTTCAGCCTTTGCCGCACTTTGCTTATTTTCAGGAGTGACGCAAAGCCATGCCATTCAGGTTTATAAAACCATCGGTAGCTTTGGGGAGGTCAAATACAGTCAATACCCACCACCCAATGCCAAAAACATCGAAGTGCTGGAGTTTCGTAGTGACGGTCGTCAAGCGGACGCTGGGCAGTATCCCGGTAAAACTGATCCTAATCAGCAACCTGCAGCGCCAAGTGCAGAAGATCAGCGCGTCGCTCAGCTTGAGGCGAGGATTCAAGAACAAGAAGCCAACGCCAACGCTCAGCGCTGCCAATCGCTTCGCAATAACTTGACCAACTTAAATGTCGGCGGTCGTATTTATGAGATGGATGCCAGCGGTAATCGCAAGTATTTAGACAGTCGTGAAATCGAACTCAAGCGCGAACGCGTCCAACAAGCCATCAACCAGTACTGCGCAAGCTAG
- a CDS encoding L-threonylcarbamoyladenylate synthase, translating to MQTFYIHPDNPQPRLIDQAAQLLRDDKLIIYPTDTSYAFGCRLGAKDALDKLKHIRNLDDKHQFTLLCRDLSEIATYAVVDNHQFKQLKAHTPAPITFILTATRDVPKKLAHPKKKTIGIRVPSNPIAQALLEAMDEPILTSSLILPNHTDILDDPFEIEDALNNQIDGLINAGIQTIKLTTIIDMTEGTPKVVRQGAANVDSLLI from the coding sequence ATGCAAACGTTCTACATCCATCCTGACAATCCGCAACCACGATTGATTGATCAAGCCGCCCAACTGCTTCGCGATGATAAGCTTATCATTTACCCCACTGACACCAGCTATGCTTTTGGTTGCCGCTTAGGTGCCAAAGATGCGCTTGATAAACTTAAGCATATTCGCAATCTTGATGATAAACACCAATTCACCTTACTTTGTCGTGATTTGAGTGAAATTGCCACTTATGCCGTGGTAGATAACCATCAATTTAAGCAACTAAAAGCCCATACCCCTGCTCCAATTACGTTTATCCTAACTGCCACTCGCGATGTCCCAAAAAAGCTTGCTCATCCTAAGAAGAAAACTATTGGCATCCGTGTTCCAAGCAATCCTATTGCCCAAGCTTTACTTGAAGCCATGGATGAGCCAATTTTAACCAGTTCATTAATTTTACCCAATCACACTGACATTTTAGACGATCCATTTGAGATTGAAGACGCGCTCAACAATCAAATTGATGGTCTAATTAACGCAGGCATTCAAACGATTAAGCTGACTACTATTATAGATATGACTGAAGGCACACCAAAGGTTGTCCGTCAGGGCGCAGCAAACGTTGATTCATTATTAATCTAA
- the ilvN gene encoding acetolactate synthase small subunit — protein MQQHLISVLMENEAGSLSRLVGLFSQRGYNIETLNVAPTEDPSISRLTLTTITSPERIEQITKQLHKLIEVIKVLNLSNTVHVERELMLIKVRATGSNREEIKRSADIFRAQIVDVNSNLYTIQIVGDTAKLDGFIDVIGRDRILEVVRSGVIGIARGEKTLSV, from the coding sequence ATGCAGCAGCATCTGATTTCAGTATTAATGGAAAACGAAGCCGGATCGTTGTCGCGGTTGGTTGGTTTATTTTCTCAACGCGGTTACAATATCGAAACCTTAAACGTTGCCCCAACAGAAGACCCATCGATTTCACGGTTGACATTGACCACCATTACGTCTCCTGAGAGAATCGAGCAAATCACCAAGCAGCTGCACAAGCTGATTGAAGTGATTAAAGTGCTCAATTTATCGAACACGGTTCATGTCGAACGCGAACTGATGCTCATTAAAGTTCGCGCTACGGGTAGCAACCGTGAAGAAATCAAACGCAGTGCGGACATTTTCCGTGCGCAAATTGTTGATGTGAATAGCAATTTGTACACCATTCAAATCGTCGGTGACACCGCCAAGCTTGATGGCTTTATCGATGTGATTGGTCGCGACCGCATTTTAGAAGTGGTGCGATCAGGTGTCATCGGCATTGCTCGCGGTGAAAAGACACTCAGCGTTTAA
- the acpP gene encoding acyl carrier protein — MSNDTEARVKSAVAEQLGMNVEDIKNDASFMEDLGADSLDLVELVMSFESDFGITIPDEDSAELTTVQKAIDYVQAQL, encoded by the coding sequence ATGAGTAACGATACTGAAGCAAGAGTAAAATCAGCAGTTGCAGAGCAGCTTGGCATGAACGTTGAAGACATCAAAAATGATGCCTCTTTTATGGAAGACTTGGGCGCTGATTCACTAGATTTGGTTGAGCTTGTCATGTCATTTGAAAGTGATTTTGGCATTACCATTCCTGATGAAGATTCAGCAGAATTGACGACCGTTCAAAAAGCTATTGATTACGTTCAAGCCCAGCTGTAA
- a CDS encoding NAD(P)H-hydrate dehydratase — protein sequence MTSVDLKSRKIAHQAPVPLYNGKQIKAMEQSWFEQGNSCFGLMQQAAWQIAQYILNNYRDHKIKLPLTSRPRALIWAGTGNNGGDGWLTAYYLQQAGWQVYVIEATDDKTNTAFKKPKSDADRARKLALSSGIAFGCFFEIIKSHKADHQDLPSVFVADIYIDAIFGIGLCHAPSKTLEQAIVMLNKSARQVGAQVVAIDTPSGLVASTGQIFNDIAVRADLTLCLIARKLGLHIKDGVDFYGQVVDLPLIPLALNPIATLLPKPDAIPKRRQNSHKGSFGHVLIIGGNQIDGSQGMGGAAILASASALAMGAGKLTTACHTAFHNALLGTLPDAMSMDLHDKDGVCELIQSADVIAIGMGIGRDEQAKSLFIHYIDAAIDQHKPLIIDADGLYHLAQLYQDDHQIIKKLQAFSNSQSLMLTPHSAEAAKLLGISVGDVEADRVTAIYDCAARFGGAWVLKGAGSLILEDKLFVCGTGNSGMASAGMGDVLAGVIAGFLAQQDLASVPRPLAQAVLIHGLAGDVLVTIKSKPLFCAHQSGLGVGHRGLQAQDMPSAIRHVVEWLTVTD from the coding sequence ATGACTTCTGTAGATTTAAAAAGTCGCAAAATCGCTCATCAAGCCCCCGTGCCACTTTATAATGGCAAGCAAATCAAGGCAATGGAGCAGTCTTGGTTTGAGCAAGGAAACAGTTGCTTTGGACTGATGCAGCAAGCAGCTTGGCAAATTGCCCAGTATATTCTTAATAACTATCGTGATCATAAAATAAAGTTGCCGTTAACCAGTCGCCCTCGTGCTTTAATTTGGGCGGGGACTGGAAATAATGGCGGTGATGGCTGGCTCACCGCTTATTACTTGCAGCAAGCTGGCTGGCAGGTTTATGTGATTGAGGCGACGGATGATAAAACCAATACAGCTTTTAAAAAGCCAAAAAGTGACGCTGATCGCGCGCGAAAATTAGCGCTTTCAAGCGGAATTGCTTTTGGGTGTTTTTTTGAAATTATAAAAAGCCATAAGGCAGATCATCAAGATTTGCCAAGCGTGTTTGTAGCCGATATTTATATTGATGCCATTTTTGGCATTGGGCTTTGTCATGCGCCAAGCAAAACCCTGGAGCAAGCCATCGTGATGTTAAATAAATCAGCTCGGCAAGTAGGAGCTCAGGTGGTGGCGATAGATACGCCAAGCGGCTTAGTTGCCTCGACGGGACAGATATTTAATGATATTGCGGTTCGGGCAGACTTAACTCTGTGCTTGATTGCAAGAAAACTGGGGCTACATATCAAAGATGGGGTGGACTTTTACGGTCAAGTGGTTGATTTACCACTTATTCCGTTAGCGTTAAATCCCATAGCAACCTTGTTACCTAAGCCGGATGCCATTCCAAAGCGCCGGCAAAATAGCCATAAAGGCAGCTTTGGTCACGTTTTAATTATCGGTGGCAATCAAATCGACGGCTCACAAGGTATGGGCGGAGCGGCAATTTTGGCATCAGCCAGTGCTTTGGCTATGGGGGCAGGAAAGCTCACTACGGCTTGTCATACAGCATTTCACAACGCGCTATTAGGGACTTTACCTGATGCCATGAGTATGGATTTACACGATAAAGATGGCGTTTGTGAGTTAATCCAAAGCGCCGATGTGATTGCCATTGGTATGGGGATTGGTCGGGATGAACAAGCAAAATCACTCTTTATTCATTACATTGACGCGGCAATTGATCAGCATAAGCCGCTGATTATCGATGCTGACGGTCTATACCATTTAGCGCAACTTTATCAAGACGATCATCAAATTATCAAAAAACTACAAGCATTTAGCAACTCACAATCATTGATGTTGACGCCGCATAGTGCAGAAGCAGCAAAGCTGCTTGGTATCAGCGTAGGCGACGTTGAGGCAGACAGAGTAACAGCAATTTATGACTGCGCGGCGCGTTTTGGTGGGGCTTGGGTGCTCAAAGGCGCAGGGTCGTTGATACTTGAGGACAAGCTTTTTGTTTGTGGAACGGGAAATTCGGGAATGGCAAGCGCTGGCATGGGCGATGTTCTGGCAGGCGTGATAGCAGGGTTTTTGGCGCAACAAGATTTGGCAAGCGTGCCACGCCCTTTAGCCCAAGCGGTTTTAATTCATGGTTTGGCAGGTGACGTCTTAGTTACTATTAAGTCAAAACCGCTTTTTTGTGCTCATCAAAGCGGTCTTGGGGTCGGTCATCGCGGTCTACAAGCGCAAGATATGCCTTCAGCTATCCGTCATGTGGTTGAGTGGCTCACGGTAACAGACTAG